In Streptomyces longhuiensis, the following proteins share a genomic window:
- a CDS encoding polysaccharide deacetylase family protein, with amino-acid sequence MTTPTTPTSRNAITGQVDSSTSRRGYVCVTFDFDALSSWMARGMLTATPRSRGEFAAVAVPRLLHILETRGITATWFVPGHTALTYPELTRKLMERGHEVAVHGHAHENVAALEPAEERAVLQRSLDALKEVTGTLPRGFRAPAWDLSDASVDLLVEHGLAYDSSLMGHDYAPYPCRTPDSLDNSGVRWGEPAGLLEIPVAWSLDDFPYLEFLRTPSGLMPGLRNPAEMFANWTADLDYMVRDFEDGVLTVTMHPEVIGRGHRLLALEHWLDEVASRDVEFVTCEQIVDLTSSGAELGQYRPV; translated from the coding sequence ATGACGACTCCGACTACCCCGACGAGCCGTAACGCCATTACCGGTCAGGTGGATTCGTCGACCTCGCGGCGCGGATACGTCTGCGTCACCTTCGACTTCGACGCCCTCTCCTCCTGGATGGCCCGGGGCATGCTGACCGCGACCCCGCGCTCCCGTGGGGAGTTCGCGGCCGTCGCCGTACCCCGGCTGCTGCACATCCTGGAGACCCGGGGCATCACCGCGACCTGGTTCGTACCTGGGCACACCGCCCTCACGTACCCCGAGCTCACGCGCAAACTCATGGAGCGGGGCCACGAGGTGGCGGTGCACGGCCACGCCCACGAGAACGTCGCCGCACTGGAGCCGGCCGAGGAACGCGCTGTGCTCCAGCGGTCGTTGGACGCCCTGAAGGAGGTCACCGGCACCTTGCCGCGCGGCTTCCGGGCCCCGGCCTGGGACCTGTCCGACGCCTCGGTCGACCTGCTCGTCGAGCACGGGCTGGCCTACGACAGCAGCCTGATGGGCCACGACTACGCCCCCTACCCCTGCCGCACGCCGGACTCCCTGGACAATTCGGGGGTCCGCTGGGGCGAACCCGCCGGTCTGCTGGAAATCCCGGTCGCCTGGAGCCTGGACGACTTCCCGTACCTGGAGTTCCTGCGGACCCCGTCCGGCCTCATGCCCGGGCTGCGCAACCCGGCCGAGATGTTCGCCAACTGGACGGCGGACCTGGACTACATGGTGCGGGACTTCGAGGACGGTGTCCTGACCGTCACCATGCACCCCGAGGTGATCGGCCGTGGCCACCGCCTCCTCGCCCTGGAGCACTGGCTCGACGAAGTCGCCTCGCGGGACGTCGAGTTCGTCACCTGCGAGCAGATCGTGGACCTGACCTCCTCGGGAGCGGAGCTAGGACAGTACCGGCCCGTCTGA
- a CDS encoding SDR family NAD(P)-dependent oxidoreductase, which yields MSTPERKQPRIALVTGAAGGIGAAIARRLSKEGVQVVLADLRADRLAPLVAENTGPFAALEVDLTDRASLPDFVDRAWEVFGGLDILVNAAGLYPSAPLLEMRDDQWDQVMEVNLSAVFSLSRAFARRVVDAGTGGHIVNISSGASARARRGAAHYCTSKAGLDMLTKAFALELAEHRIHVNAVSPGFIEVDSEVNPLGADYVRSIRGGQPWPRAGVPEDIAGAVAYLCGPDAEWITGASLSVDGGAGTGNAALPLS from the coding sequence GTGAGCACCCCCGAGCGGAAACAGCCGAGGATCGCGCTCGTCACCGGAGCGGCCGGAGGCATCGGGGCAGCCATCGCGAGGCGGCTGAGCAAGGAAGGCGTCCAGGTGGTTCTCGCAGACCTCCGCGCCGACCGCCTCGCCCCCCTCGTCGCGGAGAACACCGGGCCATTCGCCGCCCTGGAGGTCGACCTCACCGACCGCGCCTCGCTGCCCGACTTCGTCGACCGCGCCTGGGAGGTGTTCGGCGGCCTGGACATCCTGGTCAACGCCGCCGGTCTCTACCCGAGCGCCCCGCTTCTGGAGATGCGCGACGACCAGTGGGACCAGGTCATGGAGGTCAACCTGTCCGCGGTCTTCTCCCTGTCGCGGGCCTTCGCGCGGCGTGTGGTCGACGCCGGTACGGGCGGCCACATCGTCAACATCAGCTCCGGCGCGTCCGCCCGGGCCCGCCGCGGTGCCGCCCACTACTGCACGTCCAAGGCCGGTCTGGACATGCTCACCAAGGCGTTCGCCCTGGAACTGGCGGAGCACCGCATCCATGTCAACGCGGTCTCGCCAGGCTTCATCGAGGTCGACAGCGAGGTGAACCCGCTCGGCGCGGACTACGTCCGCTCGATCCGCGGCGGACAGCCCTGGCCTCGCGCGGGTGTCCCTGAGGACATCGCGGGCGCGGTCGCCTACCTGTGCGGTCCGGACGCCGAGTGGATCACCGGAGCGTCGCTGTCCGTGGACGGCGGCGCGGGCACCGGCAACGCCGCGCTGCCGCTGAGCTGA
- a CDS encoding amidohydrolase, with product MSVPAPGPAPAARLKERARTAIEACRERLLDLSEDLQRHPETGFREHRAAATVAGWFTELGLPFESGLSLTGVKARMSGRTPGPTVAVLGELDALVMPRHPLADPETGAAHACGHHAQVASMIGAAVGLAAVRQHLDGDVALLAVPAEESVELEWRRERVRAGDLKHLVGKADLLARGAFDDVDMAMLCHTSGQPTRLSVGDSHNGSVVKRIVFTGRASHAGSSPWHGVNALKAATLAISAIDAQRDTFRDEDAVRVNAVLLHGGDAPTAVPDRAELEVVIRARTLDALRGACATVDRAARAGAVALGARATTETTLNYLPHHQDPALVEVARTNGTALFGPGAVAAGRHLGASTDMGDLGAVMPVLHPFTAGATGDAHSVDYAVTDHVLAALEPAVLMTWCVIDLLVDGAAGAHDVLARRERRTAAEPDERTAADRYSDLRAGFDGLTHYDGTHDTVRGTEGEL from the coding sequence ATGAGTGTTCCCGCCCCTGGCCCCGCACCGGCCGCAAGGCTCAAGGAGCGGGCGCGCACGGCGATCGAGGCCTGCCGGGAACGGCTGCTGGACCTGAGCGAGGACCTGCAGCGCCACCCGGAGACCGGATTCCGTGAGCACCGGGCCGCTGCGACGGTGGCCGGGTGGTTCACGGAGCTCGGGCTCCCCTTCGAGAGCGGCCTCTCCCTCACCGGGGTGAAGGCGCGCATGTCCGGGCGCACGCCGGGGCCCACCGTCGCCGTGCTCGGTGAACTGGATGCACTGGTGATGCCCCGGCACCCGCTCGCCGACCCGGAGACCGGTGCCGCCCACGCCTGCGGCCACCACGCCCAGGTGGCGTCGATGATCGGCGCGGCGGTCGGCCTGGCCGCCGTCCGGCAGCACCTGGACGGGGACGTGGCGCTCCTCGCGGTGCCGGCCGAGGAGAGCGTGGAGCTGGAATGGAGGCGCGAGCGGGTACGGGCCGGTGACCTGAAGCACCTGGTCGGCAAGGCCGACCTGCTCGCTCGGGGTGCTTTCGACGATGTGGACATGGCGATGCTCTGCCACACGTCGGGGCAGCCCACCCGCCTCAGCGTCGGGGACAGCCACAACGGCTCGGTGGTGAAGCGGATCGTCTTCACCGGCCGGGCCAGCCACGCCGGTTCGTCCCCCTGGCACGGGGTGAACGCCCTGAAGGCGGCGACGCTGGCGATCAGCGCGATCGACGCCCAGCGGGACACCTTCCGCGACGAGGACGCGGTACGCGTCAACGCCGTACTACTGCACGGGGGCGACGCGCCCACCGCCGTACCGGATCGCGCCGAACTCGAAGTCGTGATCCGGGCGCGCACCCTGGACGCCCTGCGCGGCGCCTGCGCCACCGTCGACCGTGCCGCACGGGCGGGTGCGGTGGCGCTGGGCGCCCGGGCAACCACCGAAACCACCCTGAACTACCTTCCGCACCACCAGGACCCGGCCCTGGTGGAGGTGGCCCGGACCAACGGGACCGCGCTCTTCGGCCCGGGCGCCGTGGCCGCCGGCAGGCATCTCGGAGCCTCCACCGACATGGGGGACCTCGGCGCGGTGATGCCGGTGCTGCACCCCTTCACCGCGGGCGCCACCGGTGACGCGCACAGCGTCGACTACGCGGTGACCGACCACGTCCTCGCCGCGCTGGAACCGGCCGTGCTGATGACCTGGTGCGTCATCGACCTGCTGGTCGACGGCGCCGCCGGGGCGCACGACGTCCTCGCGCGGCGCGAGCGGCGTACGGCGGCGGAACCGGACGAGCGGACCGCCGCCGACCGGTACAGCGATTTGCGGGCCGGATTCGACGGCCTGACCCATTACGACGGAACCCACGACACGGTGCGTGGGACAGAAGGAGAACTGTGA